TGCAGGGACACACCTTAGTGCAAAGAGGGGGAGGCAGTGAGGGCCAGGGGGGTGCGTCACCGTCTCCCCCCAGCACTCACTGTACAGTATTTGTCTGCccacagggctggctggggagggctgggtggattcaccagtgctgagcactggcagaagcccctgggggagctggaggagttgtctgggcaggaagggatgccatggctgtgcagagcagctctgactcCTCTTGCACAGCAACAGTGGACGGGCACAACACTGGACAGGCACAACGCTGGGCCAGGGAGCATCAAGCCTGCCTGCACATCTCCTACAGGCACAACAGCACTTTgcaaagcagcttctgcaggctctcataGGCTCTCCAGTACTGGAATGTGGACATCAAATGAATTCCCTACCCCATGCCTCCACCTCCAACTGAAGTGCCAGGGGAGACCAGGCAGAGGGTGGTGAAGGTGGAATTGCACATGGCTATATCTCTTGCAGTGTCCTGCAAGGCAGGGAGAGGCTTTTTGACTCacaggagccaggtgggagcttgcagtcagcagcacaTTGCTCTGGGTGCTGACAGACATGGGAGGGATGCCCTGATCCTCAGACCTTCATGagtctctgcagccctctttccctcccacagcagctcctggatcacTCCCAGTATCTTCCTGCCCTACACTGTCATGGGGACTCAGAAACACAATACAACTCTGGCAGTAAGAACAATTTGTCACTACAACAAACTACCAGGGCAGAACCTTTCAGTGTCTTCAGATGGTGCCTGGATGCCTCGGTGGAGGAGAGCACAAgctgtggggtgcagagaggTGACCAGGTAaatctgaacagctccagcccaggTGACGCACAGGAACCCTGGGATGCCCCCTCCTGagtgcacagggctggcagggcagggcagcagcagatgctgacACCAGGCTGGCCCAGCCATCTGCAGGGTCTCATCTCTTCCATCAaagtgcagctgcagaaggcaagGGCTTGGCTTCTCCTGTGACACATGGCCACAGGCTGAGAGGCCCCTTTTGGGGGAGCAGGGatgcagctgcccctgcagccacgCAGGGACCAGTCCGTACATGCTGTCAGCAATGTtggcacacaggggctgcagccagccggcaggaggaggaggaggagggagagcagcgGGAGGCCGTGAAGCAGGGCGATATTTCTGACAGGCGAGGGGCAGCGATGACCTAAACCCCCTCCAGTCCCTCCctcggctggggctgggctgtgtcgGGACCGCAGAGCGGGAGGGCTCGGCCGGGGCGGTGCCACCAGCACGCGGGGGTTAGGTCATCTTCCTGGCGACGCTGGCGTAGGTATGCTCTATCTCCTCGTCGGCAGGACACGTGTGGCTGAACTCATCGCAGGCGTAGGCGTTGTTGAGGTACCGCCAGACCCCCGTCATGCCTGCCGGGATCTCGAAGTCGCGGTACTTCTTGGCTGCAATctagagagcagaggaggagaaggctgagactTCCCGGCCCCGGGGGAAGTTTGCTCTCCGGCTTGGAGCAGGGGACAAGCGTGGGAACTCCAGCTTCCTGGCTGCATCACCTCACCCTGCCACCCCCCCTCTCGGAGTGGGTgcccaccaccatggccctggGAGCTGGTGCCATTACCTTGATGATATGCAGTTTGGGTAGCAGGTTGCAATCAGCCAGCGTCAGGTGGTCTCCGTCCAGGAATTTCCTCTTGGAGACAGTGATATCCTCCACGCTGTCCTGGTCGATCTCCTCGGGCAGAGGAGTGTTCAGGTAGACATCCAGCCGCTGGAACTCCCGCAGCAGGGCCTTCTCAAAagctgagcaggcagggaaaTAAATGCAGTCAGCCTGGCACCCTGGGCTCCTAGCAcggcccagggctgtgccagggtggctGCCCCTCTCAGGTTTTGCACACAGGGACAAAGCTGTCGGGGTCACACAAAGCCAGTGGTGCACAGCTGGCCCCTGGCCAGTGTCTCTGTTGCCAGGAGATCCCAGCAGTATTGCCCCATGCTCCCTTCCAGCACTTGCTCTCCCCATGCCTGTACAGGAGGAGCCCTGTGGAGCACAGGACAGCCTTCACCCTTCCTGCCCGCttttctgctgcccagggaagctggtggagagggcagcaggaagccTGTCCCAAGGGCAGGATCTGCTGGCAGACCAAAGTATCTCCCCACCCACAGCATGGCAgatcccagccccactgcccccacccccagttcTCACTGATATTGGCTTCCTTGCGTGGGTTCTTGATGTAAGCTGAGAACTTGGCAAAGATGTCACTGCCCACGTCGAAGGACTCCTTGTACTTAGGGCTCAGGTGTGGATACCTTTAAAGAGACACCCCTGTTAGTGCAGGCAAGGATGGAGGCAGAGATTCTGCTGTGTGGTCCTGAGCTGTTATCTCCTGGGCCACGGTGCCCAGGGCTGGTACTGGGGGATGAAGCTGGTTGTGGGAGAATGGAGACATTTAAATGACTGCATCTACCCCTCTGGGAGCTGTGTTAACTTGGGTGTCTGCCTGAGAAACACCATGGTGAGAACCCCATGGTCTGGGGATGCTGGTAGCAGCAGaacccctgagcagagctctgcccacaggcagctccagcacagccctgaggtgCATGTCGTCATGATGTCTGGGGATGCCAGAAGCTCCCATGACTTCCTCAGGAACTGTCTCCTGTTTGCTGATGTGTGCCAGGACACACTGCAAGGGCAAACACATCCAAGAAGGCAGCTCATTAATGTGTTTGAAGCTTCCTCTTTTTGCAAGTGTTAGGAGAGCTTGTGGCCACGGGGTGGGGCctgggtggctgtgggcagtgccCTGCATGAACCTGGGGGCACCATCCCCCCCCGGGCAGACCTTTGCCCAGTGGTATGAGTATTTGCTTTCACTCTGCTAAGCacaagcaggcagaggagctctc
This sequence is a window from Dryobates pubescens isolate bDryPub1 chromosome 18, bDryPub1.pri, whole genome shotgun sequence. Protein-coding genes within it:
- the LOC104303631 gene encoding chloride intracellular channel protein 2; translated protein: MDGRQDNTKEPEIELFVKAGLDGENIGNCPFCQRLFMVLWLKGVKFNVTTVDMTRKPEELKDLAPGTNPPFLLFNKELKTDFIKIEEFLEQTLGPPTYPHLSPKYKESFDVGSDIFAKFSAYIKNPRKEANITFEKALLREFQRLDVYLNTPLPEEIDQDSVEDITVSKRKFLDGDHLTLADCNLLPKLHIIKIAAKKYRDFEIPAGMTGVWRYLNNAYACDEFSHTCPADEEIEHTYASVARKMT